A genomic stretch from Theobroma cacao cultivar B97-61/B2 chromosome 4, Criollo_cocoa_genome_V2, whole genome shotgun sequence includes:
- the LOC18601350 gene encoding protein NRT1/ PTR FAMILY 5.9 — protein sequence MAGGGRAQGLSRSCILLIVIAGMERFAFKGVASNMVTYLTDVVKMSNSSAAKTVNSWCGFTSMLPLLVAPLADSFWDRYSTILTSSFLYVLGLGAVASTALLWTWSPPSNTSSSAFLFWSLCLISLGQGAYNPSLQAFGADQLDHDEELPCSKDDKSSNKKSLFFQWWYFGVCSGSLLGVILMSYIQDTFGWVLGFAIPMFAMVISVALFTCGSRIYEYKPVRTMDGKPFQSIVQVIKVTASKLIKGRISLPNDKSDVVELELQEKPLCDQKLGSKEGSELDGNPKNDTYLLENSKIILRLLPIWTMLLMFAVIFQQPATFFTKQGMTMERNIGRNFKIPPATLQSAITLSIILLMPLYDKVLIPITQIVTCNRKGISVMQRMGVGMFLSIIAMIIAAVVEMKRLEISKKIGVLESETVPLSIFWLLPQYVLLGISDIFTVVGMQEFFYNEVPVRMRTMGFALYTSVFGVGSFLSALMISIIEAFTSSKGRQSWFSDDMREDGLDKYYWLLALASALSLLLYAILCKCYKSRSEMENGSCK from the exons atGGCTGGAGGAGGAAGAGCTCAAGGGCTTAGCAGATCCTGTATTCTTCTTATAg TTATTGCTGGCATGGAGAGGTTTGCTTTCAAGGGGGTGGCATCCAATATGGTTACATATCTCACAGATGTTGTGAAGATGAGCAACTCTTCTGCAGCCAAGACAGTTAACAGTTGGTGTGGATTCACATCAATGTTGCCACTGCTGGTGGCACCCCTGGCTGACTCATTTTGGGATAGGTATTCCACCATTTTGACCTCCTCTTTCCTCTATGTTTTG gGCCTTGGAGCAGTTGCGTCAACAGCATTGCTATGGACATGGTCTCCTCCAAGCAACACAAGCTCCTCTGCATTCCTGTTTTGGTCCCTCTGTCTGATTTCATTAGGCCAAGGTGCATATAACCCATCTCTGCAAGCCTTTGGAGCTGACCAACTGGACCATGATGAGGAATTGCCTTGCAGCAAAGATGACAAAAGCTCTAACAAAAAGAGTTTATTTTTCCAATGGTGGTATTTTGGTGTTTGTAGTGGCAGCCTCTTAGGTGTCATACTTATGTCCTACATCCAAGATACCTTTGGTTGGGTGCTAGGATTTGCCATCCCCATGTTTGCAATGGTTATATCAGTTGCACTTTTCACATGTGGTAGCCGAATTTATGAGTATAAACCAGTTAGAACCATGGATGGTAAGCCTTTTCAGAGCATAGTTCAAGTCATCAAAGTGACAGCATCAAAATTAATCAAAGGCAGAATCAGTTTACCAAATGACAAGTCTGATGTAGTGGAGCTAGA GCTTCAAGAGAAACCTCTTTGTGATCAAAAGTTGGGGAGCAAGGAAGGCTCAGAGTTGGATGGGAATCCCAAAAATGATACTTACCTgcttgaaaattcaaaaataatactCAGGCTTTTGCCTATATGGACAATGCTTCTTATGTTTGCAGTAATTTTCCAACAACCTGCCACATTTTTCACTAAACAAGGCATGACAATGGAGAGGAACATTGGTAGGAACTTCAAGATCCCACCAGCAACGCTACAAAGTGCTATTACATTGTCTATAATACTATTGATGCCTTTATATGATAAAGTTTTAATCCCAATTACACAGATAGTTACTTGTAATCGAAAAGGTATTAGCGTAATGCAACGAATGGGAGTTGGTATGTTCCTCTCCATCATTGCTATGATCATAGCTGCAGTTGTTGAAATGAAGAGGCTTGAGATCAGCAAAAAGATAGGTGTCCTAGAATCAGAAACGGTGCCACTAAGCATATTTTGGTTGCTTCCTCAATATGTTCTCCTAGGCATTTCTGACATTTTCACTGTTGTTGGGATGCAAGAGTTCTTTTACAATGAAGTACCGGTTAGGATGAGAACGATGGGCTTTGCATTATATACTAGTGTTTTCGGGGTGGGAAGTTTCTTGAGTGCCTTGATGATTTCTATTATTGAAGCCTTCACAAGCTCAAAAGGAAGACAAAGCTGGTTCTCTGATGACATGAGGGAAGATGGACTAGACAAATACTACTGGCTTTTAGCCTTAGCAAGTGCATTGAGCTTACTATTGTATGCAATTTTGTGCAAGTGCTACAAAAGTAGGAGTGAAATGGAAAATGGCAGTTGTAAATAA